The Deltaproteobacteria bacterium genome includes a region encoding these proteins:
- a CDS encoding 1-acyl-sn-glycerol-3-phosphate acyltransferase, producing the protein FKKGGFATAMDMGFPVLPVTVNGSRRILPKKSTVYHSGPIEVVIDEPIDIADYLPDRIDELLERTRSVIVSNFNPEYPSRRGP; encoded by the coding sequence CGTTCAAAAAGGGTGGGTTCGCCACCGCTATGGATATGGGGTTCCCCGTGCTACCCGTCACCGTGAACGGAAGCAGGCGGATACTGCCGAAAAAAAGCACCGTGTACCATTCAGGTCCGATAGAGGTGGTCATCGATGAACCAATTGATATTGCTGATTATCTTCCGGATCGTATCGACGAACTCCTGGAACGGACCCGCTCCGTGATCGTTTCCAACTTCAATCCCGAGTACCCCTCCCGCAGGGGACCGTAA
- a CDS encoding HD domain-containing protein, translating into MNASRLEQQVRFSIEIDKLKGVDRQTLLTDGSRRENSVEHSWHIAVMASLLREYSRSPDLDVERVVRMVLIHDIVEIDAGDTYCYDEKTGRDRPERERKAADRIFALLPPDQEREFRGLWEEFEEGRTAESQFAAALDRLQPVIHNYCTGGRMWRENSITRPQVMNRISPVKEAAPLLWEFVSTLIDDAVAKGFLSP; encoded by the coding sequence ATGAATGCATCACGATTGGAACAGCAGGTCCGGTTCAGCATAGAGATCGACAAGCTCAAGGGGGTCGACCGGCAGACGCTCCTGACCGATGGCAGCCGACGGGAGAATTCCGTGGAGCATTCGTGGCATATCGCCGTCATGGCATCACTTCTTCGCGAATATTCCCGCTCGCCGGACCTCGATGTCGAACGGGTTGTCAGAATGGTCCTGATACATGATATCGTTGAGATCGACGCTGGCGACACCTATTGTTATGACGAGAAAACGGGGCGGGACCGGCCGGAAAGGGAACGGAAGGCGGCTGACCGGATATTTGCCCTCCTTCCGCCGGACCAGGAGAGGGAATTCCGCGGCCTCTGGGAGGAATTCGAGGAAGGCCGGACCGCTGAATCACAATTTGCCGCCGCTCTCGACCGGTTGCAGCCGGTTATCCACAATTACTGCACCGGCGGCAGGATGTGGCGTGAAAACAGCATCACCCGTCCCCAGGTGATGAACCGGATCTCTCCGGTAAAAGAAGCCGCTCCGCTCCTGTGGGAATTTGTTTCCACGCTTATCGATGATGCCGTTGCCAAAGGGTTCCTGTCCCCCTGA
- a CDS encoding ABC-F family ATP-binding cassette domain-containing protein has translation MIELQNISKQYGSKILFRDASLRIADDSRIAVVGPNGSGKSTLLKIVTGQVEADSGGIHRSRFTNTGYLPQDGIYHRGRTLYEEAERVFQELQSLQARLDSISREIAARSATEPPGSAPLQKLMRDMEEAQHLLEHRDGYQRETRIRKILFGLGFTEKDLHRRTEEFSGGWHMRIEIAKLLLTEPSVLLLDEPTNHLDIESLQWIEEYLTGYRGALVLVSHDSRFLDNLAGRVVEIALGGLTEYRGNFSSFLKQKTERTRILQATYDNQQRLIERTQRFINKSRADKKRARQVQSRIRMLDKMERITVEEWEKTISFSFPESPRAGRVVMSLESITKAYGSEVLFRDLSIQVERGDRIALLGTNGSGKSTLARIMAETEPIQEGSVRRGHNVITAYFAQDVAGDINPDGTVLQTVQECASGISPGGLRSLLGSFLFRDDDMTKPFSVLSGGEKSRLALARMLLRPANFLILDEPTNHLDRQSKQAVQERLLSFPGSYIIVSHDRDFLAPLINKVFSLKDGKLSVHHGSVDDYLDRMHREASSLLLPEQTQVTSPPTRTDKIKKREDALRRQERYRRLKPLKDSLSTVEREIAAAERRKESIESTFSDRSIYEREDTLRDLHVEHAEVTALLETLYGRWSLLQEQVERIESEEQGETP, from the coding sequence ATGATCGAACTGCAGAACATATCCAAACAATATGGATCAAAAATACTCTTTCGTGATGCCTCTCTCCGCATCGCCGACGATTCCCGCATCGCCGTGGTCGGTCCTAACGGGTCGGGGAAATCGACACTGCTCAAGATCGTTACCGGACAGGTCGAAGCCGACAGCGGAGGTATACACCGGTCACGCTTCACGAACACGGGATACCTCCCCCAGGACGGCATCTACCACCGGGGAAGGACCCTCTACGAGGAAGCGGAAAGGGTATTTCAGGAACTGCAGTCACTCCAGGCCCGGCTCGATAGTATCAGCCGGGAGATCGCCGCCCGCTCCGCGACGGAACCACCGGGTTCGGCCCCCCTTCAGAAGCTCATGCGTGACATGGAGGAAGCTCAGCACCTCCTTGAGCACCGTGATGGATATCAGAGGGAGACGCGGATCCGAAAGATCCTCTTCGGCCTGGGCTTCACGGAAAAGGACCTGCACCGGCGGACGGAGGAGTTCAGCGGGGGATGGCACATGAGGATCGAGATCGCGAAGCTTCTCCTGACGGAGCCTTCAGTGCTTCTCCTCGACGAACCGACCAACCACCTTGATATCGAGTCCCTTCAGTGGATAGAAGAATATCTCACGGGATACCGGGGCGCGCTTGTTCTTGTGTCACATGACAGCCGTTTTCTCGACAATCTCGCCGGCAGGGTAGTGGAGATCGCCCTGGGCGGGCTTACCGAATATCGGGGGAATTTTTCCTCATTCCTGAAACAAAAAACCGAACGGACCCGCATACTGCAGGCCACGTACGATAATCAGCAGCGTCTCATCGAAAGGACACAGCGGTTCATCAACAAGTCCCGCGCGGACAAGAAGCGCGCCCGCCAGGTTCAGAGCAGGATAAGGATGCTGGACAAGATGGAACGGATCACCGTCGAGGAATGGGAAAAGACCATCTCCTTCTCGTTTCCCGAATCGCCGCGGGCGGGACGGGTCGTCATGTCCCTTGAAAGCATAACGAAAGCTTACGGTTCCGAGGTGCTTTTCAGAGATCTGTCCATCCAGGTGGAGCGGGGAGACCGGATCGCCCTTCTGGGAACGAACGGTTCCGGCAAATCAACGCTGGCCCGCATCATGGCGGAAACGGAGCCCATACAGGAAGGCTCGGTACGCCGGGGGCATAATGTCATAACGGCGTATTTCGCTCAGGATGTGGCCGGTGATATCAATCCAGACGGGACCGTCCTTCAGACCGTGCAGGAATGCGCCTCCGGCATATCCCCGGGAGGGCTGCGCTCTCTTCTCGGAAGTTTCCTGTTCAGGGATGATGACATGACGAAACCCTTCTCGGTCCTTTCAGGAGGAGAGAAAAGCCGTCTCGCCCTTGCCAGAATGCTCCTGCGGCCGGCAAACTTCCTCATCCTGGACGAACCGACGAATCATCTCGACCGCCAGTCAAAACAAGCTGTTCAGGAGCGTCTTCTTTCTTTTCCCGGTTCCTACATCATCGTATCCCATGACCGGGATTTTCTGGCGCCCCTGATTAACAAGGTTTTTTCATTGAAAGACGGGAAGCTGTCCGTCCATCACGGTTCCGTCGACGACTATCTCGACAGGATGCATCGCGAAGCCTCCTCACTGCTTCTTCCCGAACAGACGCAGGTCACCTCACCGCCCACGCGGACCGACAAAATCAAAAAACGGGAGGACGCGCTTCGAAGACAGGAGCGATACCGCCGGTTGAAACCACTGAAAGATTCTTTGTCGACGGTGGAAAGGGAGATCGCCGCGGCCGAGCGGCGCAAGGAATCCATAGAGTCGACCTTTTCTGATCGTTCCATTTATGAACGTGAGGACACGCTGCGGGATCTTCATGTCGAGCACGCAGAGGTCACCGCCCTGCTGGAAACACTGTACGGTCGGTGGTCGTTGCTCCAGGAGCAGGTTGAACGCATAGAATCAGAAGAGCAGGGTGAGACGCCGTGA
- a CDS encoding PAS domain S-box protein, translating into MERSGSPKVEAELYSSRIMRNYLDCVTEQYPEVPVEELLNHAGMTRDEIADRNRWFSQEQMDRFYEKLVERTGEENIAREAGRQLAFMRRPGLVGRYTLGMMNIASLCLLVEKIYPFLSRAARAESRMLSGNSAEIRVTPLPGVVKRPYQCEHRLGAFESMVRYFIGAYPQVEHPSCVHHGDNDCRYILTWKRTQAQVWKRMRNISAAAGCVAAGTLYFFLPLVPWLLLLLFLLAGVGAVALRVESMEKKELAVTVDIQQEWGARLLDEVQNSNNNALLVQEIGKATAMILDRDELLNAVLGAVEKRLGYDAGTLWLLGEREQALRYHAGFGDRQELERWIGCSQESASNSSGMDDQSPAARVLRNKEPLLMSHEGGEGAVPPWSDDPPMGTCICVPIVYEKESLGIMAVGNREDSRALSFSEMSLLAGIASHLAVTLRNASLFHELHRSEEKYRSILDVMDNGYYEVDLTGNITFYNDAFMRMLGYREDELMGLNYHEYMDEENAHRVFEVFNKIYRTGEPGTLFNWGLVRKDGGRCDVETFAALMKNDGGRPVGFRGITRDVTERTRREDDIRRSLEEKERILQEIHHRMKNSLQIIASMLSLQARRVADRETAELFLDSQNRVRAMALVHEKLYQAGDLSRIDFGDYINHLILRIFNFYHVNTNCIRPVVSTSAVYLDIETAVPVGLIINELVANALKHAFPGGREGEVIVTVGPGDKEEEIVLTVRDTGVGFPPGVDPETVGALGLQIVRDLSVQMQGTIEITSSQGTTVTMKLTPLSYKRRI; encoded by the coding sequence ATGGAACGATCAGGATCTCCGAAGGTCGAAGCAGAACTGTACAGCAGCCGTATCATGCGGAACTACCTCGACTGTGTCACCGAACAATACCCCGAGGTACCGGTGGAAGAACTTCTGAACCATGCCGGAATGACCAGGGATGAAATAGCCGACCGGAACCGCTGGTTCAGCCAGGAACAGATGGACCGATTTTATGAAAAATTGGTGGAAAGAACGGGCGAGGAGAACATCGCCCGGGAAGCAGGCCGCCAACTGGCCTTTATGAGACGCCCGGGCCTTGTCGGACGGTATACCCTGGGAATGATGAATATCGCATCATTGTGCCTTCTGGTGGAGAAAATCTATCCCTTTCTGAGCCGCGCCGCCCGCGCGGAATCGCGCATGCTTTCCGGGAACAGCGCTGAGATCAGGGTGACGCCGCTGCCGGGCGTCGTTAAACGACCCTATCAATGTGAGCACCGCCTGGGGGCCTTTGAATCCATGGTCCGCTACTTCATCGGGGCCTATCCGCAGGTGGAACATCCCTCCTGTGTACATCATGGCGATAACGACTGCCGGTATATTCTCACCTGGAAGCGCACGCAGGCGCAGGTCTGGAAACGCATGCGGAACATTTCGGCCGCCGCGGGATGCGTTGCCGCGGGGACCCTGTACTTTTTCCTTCCTCTCGTCCCGTGGCTCCTTCTGCTTCTGTTCCTCCTTGCCGGTGTCGGGGCCGTCGCGCTTCGCGTTGAGAGCATGGAAAAGAAAGAGCTCGCGGTGACCGTCGATATTCAACAGGAATGGGGCGCCCGGTTGCTCGACGAAGTGCAGAACAGCAATAATAACGCCCTTCTTGTGCAGGAGATCGGCAAGGCGACGGCAATGATTCTCGACAGGGACGAGTTGCTGAACGCGGTCCTGGGCGCCGTTGAAAAGAGGCTCGGTTATGACGCCGGCACCCTCTGGCTGCTTGGTGAGCGTGAACAGGCTCTGCGGTATCATGCCGGTTTCGGTGACCGGCAGGAACTGGAACGATGGATCGGATGCTCTCAGGAGAGTGCGTCGAATTCCTCCGGAATGGACGATCAAAGCCCCGCCGCCCGGGTCCTGCGGAACAAAGAACCGCTCCTGATGTCCCATGAAGGCGGAGAGGGAGCGGTGCCGCCCTGGTCCGATGATCCCCCTATGGGAACCTGCATCTGTGTTCCCATCGTTTATGAGAAAGAATCACTGGGAATCATGGCGGTTGGAAACAGGGAAGATTCCCGGGCCCTGTCCTTCAGTGAGATGAGCCTGCTTGCAGGCATCGCATCGCATCTCGCCGTGACCCTGCGAAACGCCAGCCTCTTCCATGAACTCCACCGGAGCGAGGAGAAGTACCGATCGATCCTTGACGTCATGGACAATGGGTATTATGAAGTGGATCTGACGGGGAACATCACCTTTTACAACGATGCTTTCATGCGGATGCTCGGGTATCGGGAAGATGAGCTTATGGGCTTGAACTACCATGAATACATGGATGAGGAGAACGCGCACAGGGTATTTGAAGTTTTTAACAAGATCTATCGGACGGGGGAACCGGGGACACTTTTTAACTGGGGGCTGGTGAGAAAGGACGGTGGTCGATGTGATGTTGAAACCTTCGCCGCCCTGATGAAAAATGACGGGGGCCGGCCGGTAGGGTTTCGCGGTATCACGCGTGATGTTACGGAACGAACGAGACGAGAGGATGATATACGGCGCTCTCTCGAGGAAAAAGAGCGTATTCTCCAGGAAATTCACCACCGGATGAAGAACAGCCTGCAGATCATTGCCAGCATGCTGAGTCTCCAGGCCAGGCGCGTTGCCGACAGAGAAACGGCTGAATTGTTCCTCGACAGTCAGAATCGCGTCAGGGCCATGGCTCTCGTTCATGAAAAACTGTATCAGGCCGGGGATCTTTCACGTATCGATTTCGGGGACTACATCAACCATCTGATACTGCGCATCTTTAATTTCTATCATGTGAACACGAACTGTATCAGGCCCGTCGTGTCAACGTCGGCGGTCTATCTCGACATAGAAACGGCTGTTCCCGTGGGGTTGATCATCAACGAACTTGTCGCGAATGCCTTGAAACACGCTTTTCCCGGGGGCAGGGAAGGAGAAGTGATCGTTACGGTCGGCCCGGGCGACAAGGAAGAAGAGATAGTGCTTACGGTTCGCGATACGGGTGTCGGTTTTCCGCCCGGAGTGGATCCTGAAACTGTCGGGGCGCTGGGATTACAGATCGTTCGCGACCTGTCGGTGCAGATGCAGGGGACCATTGAGATCACGAGCTCACAGGGGACCACCGTGACCATGAAGCTGACGCCGTTGAGCTACAAAAGAAGGATTTAG
- a CDS encoding YjbQ family protein, producing MRRILRFETTAREQLVDITEQVRAVTAEGGDDVSLCCLYALGATAAIMIQENWDPNIRTDVLSCLRSMVPAGRWIHDRIDGNGDAHIKAGIIGPSEVIPVQSGHLLLSTWQNIFFCEFDGPRDVREVIVTLL from the coding sequence ATGAGACGAATCCTCCGGTTCGAAACGACCGCCCGCGAGCAGCTGGTGGACATAACGGAACAGGTCAGGGCCGTCACCGCAGAAGGCGGCGATGATGTCAGTCTCTGCTGCCTTTATGCGCTCGGCGCAACGGCGGCCATTATGATCCAGGAAAACTGGGACCCGAACATCAGGACCGACGTTCTGTCATGCCTGCGTTCGATGGTGCCCGCCGGCAGATGGATCCATGACCGCATTGACGGAAACGGTGATGCCCACATCAAGGCGGGCATCATTGGGCCCTCAGAGGTGATCCCTGTTCAGAGCGGACACCTTCTGCTCAGCACCTGGCAGAACATTTTTTTCTGTGAATTTGACGGCCCGCGTGATGTTCGAGAAGTGATCGTGACCCTGCTGTGA
- a CDS encoding PHP domain-containing protein, giving the protein MKNCDYVGVVHLHSDHSFDGTVPIGEILEAARETGLDFLMLTDHSTLAARGREGWNKSVLLIVGQEISPRFNHYIAFGLDDPIVVDEEEELPPQEYIDAVSQAGGMGFIAHPDHEGTDMFHVKHFPWVDWSVEGYTGMGIWDFMTDWQSGLTSFPRALAAYFFPAWVLRGPRKVTLSRWDYLNRRRKVVGIGELDNHSTIYRFFGLDLRVFPFEKAFRFIRTHIVTDAPLSGRDADDIRTLLACLRRGRVFFALEYFREARGFTFRVDDGGREALMGDDFLLDRSARLSVTVPYPGRIRVMRNGKPCCQEDGRELEHRITGDGNYRVEVFLKARGAHRPWIFSNPVYVKRES; this is encoded by the coding sequence GTGAAAAACTGCGATTACGTCGGGGTTGTTCACCTCCATTCAGATCATTCTTTCGATGGCACGGTTCCCATCGGTGAGATCCTGGAGGCGGCGCGGGAAACAGGTCTCGATTTCCTGATGCTGACGGATCACTCGACCCTCGCCGCGCGGGGCCGCGAGGGATGGAACAAATCGGTGCTGCTGATCGTTGGACAGGAGATATCCCCACGGTTCAACCACTATATCGCATTCGGACTCGACGATCCGATAGTCGTTGATGAGGAAGAGGAACTGCCGCCTCAGGAATATATCGATGCAGTTTCACAAGCGGGCGGAATGGGATTCATCGCCCACCCGGACCATGAAGGAACGGATATGTTTCACGTGAAACATTTCCCCTGGGTGGACTGGTCCGTGGAAGGATATACGGGCATGGGGATATGGGATTTCATGACCGACTGGCAGTCGGGACTGACCTCTTTCCCGCGGGCCCTTGCCGCCTATTTCTTTCCCGCCTGGGTCCTGAGGGGTCCGAGAAAGGTCACCCTGTCCCGCTGGGATTATTTGAACCGGCGCAGAAAGGTCGTTGGGATCGGTGAACTTGACAACCACAGTACCATTTACCGCTTTTTCGGCCTGGACCTCAGAGTTTTCCCCTTTGAAAAGGCCTTCCGTTTCATCAGGACCCATATCGTGACCGACGCGCCCCTTTCGGGGCGGGACGCCGATGACATACGAACGCTTCTGGCATGCCTGAGGCGGGGGAGGGTGTTCTTCGCGCTGGAATACTTCCGGGAGGCCCGGGGCTTCACGTTCCGCGTCGATGACGGGGGACGGGAAGCGCTCATGGGTGACGATTTTCTTCTTGATCGGTCGGCGCGTCTGTCCGTAACGGTTCCGTATCCGGGAAGAATACGGGTCATGAGGAACGGGAAACCCTGTTGCCAGGAAGACGGGCGTGAACTGGAACACAGGATCACAGGGGATGGAAATTACCGGGTCGAGGTGTTCCTGAAGGCCCGCGGCGCACACCGGCCCTGGATCTTTTCAAATCCCGTCTACGTGAAAAGGGAAAGCTGA
- a CDS encoding endonuclease III domain-containing protein, which produces MRRTSAEARLLRIYDILNGHFGDLHWWPAETAFEVALGAILTQNTNWKNVEAAMHRLKGRKMLDVEAIYRADPDDLAELIRPAGYYNVKTKRVKAFVIFLRDGYGGSIENMFAEDLPLLRSKLLAVHGIGPETADSILLYAGGKPVFVVDAYTRRILERHGMINGSESYEAIQRFCMDALPPDVSVYNQFHALLVHTAKLFCRVRARCLGCPLNGEEVL; this is translated from the coding sequence ATGAGAAGAACATCCGCCGAAGCGCGCCTGCTGAGGATCTATGACATTCTGAACGGGCATTTCGGCGACCTTCACTGGTGGCCCGCTGAAACGGCTTTTGAGGTGGCGCTGGGGGCGATCCTGACCCAGAATACCAACTGGAAGAACGTAGAAGCCGCCATGCACCGGCTGAAGGGCCGGAAGATGCTGGATGTTGAGGCGATATACCGGGCTGACCCCGATGACCTCGCAGAGCTCATACGACCGGCGGGTTATTATAACGTTAAGACGAAAAGGGTTAAGGCATTCGTGATATTTCTCCGCGACGGCTACGGCGGAAGCATCGAGAACATGTTCGCGGAAGACCTTCCGTTGTTGCGCTCAAAACTGCTTGCCGTGCACGGGATCGGACCGGAAACGGCGGACAGCATTCTCCTGTACGCGGGAGGAAAGCCGGTCTTTGTCGTTGATGCCTATACCCGCAGGATCCTTGAGCGGCATGGAATGATAAACGGATCCGAATCCTATGAAGCGATACAGCGTTTCTGCATGGACGCCCTGCCGCCGGATGTCTCGGTCTATAATCAGTTTCACGCGCTGCTGGTCCATACCGCGAAGCTCTTCTGCCGCGTACGGGCTCGCTGCTTGGGTTGTCCACTGAACGGTGAGGAGGTGCTGTGA
- a CDS encoding DegQ family serine endoprotease: protein MVVLFLVVVICGVLAGYGDSPTDRFTPTVGRTAQAAVPFLSNTPSSFADLVEQLKPAVVNIRTTKTVVTGGISPFGSPFQSPFDRYFGDDFFERFFRNMPQRQFKQKSLGSGFIISEDGYLFTNYHVVEQADEILVKLSDGAEYKAEVKGRDKNTDLALLKIEPKNGLPVAKLGSSADLRVGDWVVAIGNPFGLSQTVTAGIVSAKGRVIGAGPYDDFIQTDASINPGNSGGPLFNLAGEVVGINTAIVAQGQGIGFAIPVDMARAILPQLKDKGKVVRGWLGVSVQEITDDIAESMNLESKDGALVSDVFTGDPADKAGIKTGDIIVGIDGRKVTDTHDLLMIVAGIPVGKEVGVTVLRNGKKKTLNVVVSERSEGDIIAGTDMGEQYLGMTVQEITPDIAEHLGIPVTEGIIVTAVEEGGPAGNAGIQERDIILQVNRVRVTTLDSYRTVMARAIKKNSVLLLIQREESKFFVVIRK, encoded by the coding sequence ATGGTTGTTTTGTTCCTTGTAGTCGTGATCTGCGGGGTTCTCGCGGGATACGGGGATTCCCCGACGGATCGGTTCACGCCGACCGTGGGTCGGACCGCTCAAGCGGCGGTCCCGTTCCTTTCAAATACCCCTTCGTCCTTTGCTGATCTTGTGGAACAACTGAAGCCGGCCGTCGTCAATATCAGGACAACGAAAACGGTCGTGACGGGAGGGATCAGCCCCTTCGGATCACCCTTTCAATCACCCTTTGATCGGTATTTCGGGGATGACTTTTTTGAGCGTTTTTTCAGGAACATGCCCCAGCGCCAGTTCAAGCAGAAAAGCCTGGGTTCCGGGTTCATCATCAGCGAGGACGGCTATTTATTTACGAACTACCATGTTGTCGAGCAGGCTGATGAGATCCTGGTGAAGCTTTCCGACGGTGCTGAATACAAGGCCGAAGTGAAAGGCCGGGACAAGAACACGGACCTGGCCCTGCTGAAGATCGAACCGAAGAACGGCCTTCCCGTTGCGAAACTGGGCAGTTCGGCCGATCTGCGGGTCGGTGACTGGGTCGTCGCCATCGGGAACCCCTTCGGTCTTTCGCAGACCGTTACGGCAGGTATCGTAAGCGCGAAAGGCCGCGTCATCGGCGCCGGTCCCTATGATGATTTCATTCAGACGGATGCCTCGATCAATCCCGGGAACAGCGGCGGCCCGCTGTTCAATCTCGCGGGAGAGGTCGTCGGTATCAATACGGCGATCGTCGCCCAGGGACAGGGCATCGGGTTTGCCATCCCCGTCGATATGGCTCGAGCCATACTGCCCCAGTTGAAGGACAAGGGAAAGGTCGTCAGGGGCTGGCTCGGTGTGTCGGTTCAGGAAATTACGGACGATATCGCCGAGAGCATGAATCTTGAATCGAAGGACGGGGCCCTTGTCTCGGACGTGTTCACCGGAGATCCTGCAGACAAGGCGGGCATCAAAACGGGTGATATAATCGTCGGGATCGACGGCAGAAAAGTCACCGACACCCATGACCTCCTGATGATCGTCGCCGGTATTCCCGTGGGGAAGGAGGTCGGGGTTACGGTGCTGCGGAACGGAAAGAAAAAGACGTTGAATGTAGTGGTATCGGAACGTTCGGAAGGTGATATCATTGCCGGGACCGATATGGGTGAACAGTATCTTGGTATGACGGTGCAGGAGATAACCCCGGATATCGCGGAACATCTGGGCATCCCGGTGACGGAGGGAATCATCGTGACCGCCGTTGAAGAGGGGGGGCCAGCCGGCAACGCCGGCATCCAGGAGCGCGACATCATTCTGCAGGTGAACCGGGTCCGCGTGACCACTCTTGATAGTTACCGGACCGTCATGGCACGGGCGATCAAGAAAAACAGCGTGTTGCTGCTGATCCAGAGAGAGGAATCCAAGTTCTTCGTGGTGATTCGAAAATAG
- a CDS encoding fumarylacetoacetate hydrolase family protein, giving the protein MKLIRFVTDSGDAVYGIADSGSAREARVVSGDLFTGVTETDRIEQVKAILPPLDPVNILCLGWNYGKHAEETHERYPEMPVVFIKATSSVIAHGSPIVLPKAGPDEVDYEAELAVIIGKRAKNVSPESAEEYILGYTCANDVSARDWQLCKQNGQWARGKSFDTFCPLGPCIVTREDVPEPNKLRIRSFLNGRAMQDSMTSDMLFSIPTIVSDLSRSMTLLPGTVILTGTPEGVGFTREPPVFLGNGDEVTVAIETIGELTNPVVAEA; this is encoded by the coding sequence ATGAAACTGATACGATTTGTGACCGACTCGGGTGACGCCGTTTACGGTATCGCCGATTCAGGGTCGGCGCGGGAGGCCCGTGTCGTCTCGGGGGATCTCTTTACGGGAGTAACCGAGACGGACCGGATCGAACAGGTGAAGGCAATCCTTCCGCCCCTGGACCCGGTCAACATTCTCTGTCTCGGCTGGAATTACGGCAAACACGCGGAAGAGACCCATGAACGGTACCCGGAAATGCCCGTAGTGTTCATCAAGGCGACCAGCAGCGTCATTGCCCACGGATCGCCGATCGTCCTGCCGAAAGCGGGGCCCGACGAAGTCGATTATGAGGCAGAACTAGCGGTTATCATTGGTAAAAGAGCAAAAAATGTGTCGCCGGAATCGGCGGAAGAGTATATCCTGGGATACACCTGCGCCAATGACGTGAGCGCCCGCGACTGGCAGCTCTGCAAGCAGAACGGACAGTGGGCCCGGGGTAAAAGCTTTGATACCTTCTGTCCCCTCGGTCCCTGTATCGTGACCAGGGAAGACGTCCCGGAGCCGAACAAACTGCGGATACGTTCATTTCTGAACGGCCGGGCCATGCAGGATTCGATGACATCGGACATGCTCTTCTCCATTCCCACGATCGTGAGCGACCTGAGCAGGTCAATGACGCTGCTTCCGGGGACGGTCATCCTGACGGGGACGCCTGAGGGGGTGGGATTTACGAGGGAGCCACCCGTATTCCTCGGTAACGGTGATGAGGTAACGGTGGCGATCGAAACCATCGGAGAACTGACAAATCCGGTCGTTGCCGAAGCATAA
- the rfaD gene encoding ADP-glyceromanno-heptose 6-epimerase: MIVVTGGAGFIGSAIVWKLNNEGRGDIVIVDRLGETSKWKNLVNRTYAEYLHKKDFLNMILADRVPFPVETIIHMGACSSTTERDADYLMENNYRYSRHVAEWAASHDVRFLYASSAATYGDGTRGFSDDNDVTPVLQPINMYGYSKQLFDLWVLRNGLDKRFVGIKFFNVFGPNEYHKGDMRSVVHKAASQIGETGGMKLFRSHRPDFNDGEQLRDFVYVKDCVDVIWWFLRERTISGIFNLGTGRARTWNDLAGAVFSALNKPVHIEYIDMPASIRDQYQYFTEAPLEKLRAAGCPVVFRSLEDAASDYVGTYLAAGEKTLEK; encoded by the coding sequence ATGATCGTGGTGACCGGCGGAGCCGGATTTATCGGAAGCGCCATCGTATGGAAACTGAATAACGAGGGACGGGGAGATATCGTGATCGTCGACCGGTTGGGGGAGACAAGCAAGTGGAAAAATCTCGTTAACAGGACCTATGCCGAATACCTTCACAAGAAGGATTTTCTCAATATGATCCTGGCGGACCGCGTACCCTTTCCCGTGGAGACCATCATTCACATGGGGGCCTGCTCATCAACGACCGAGCGGGACGCCGATTACCTCATGGAGAACAACTACCGGTACAGCAGACATGTGGCCGAATGGGCCGCCTCGCACGATGTCCGTTTCCTCTATGCCAGCAGCGCCGCCACATACGGTGACGGGACCCGCGGTTTTTCCGACGACAACGACGTGACACCCGTCCTGCAGCCGATCAATATGTACGGGTATTCGAAGCAGCTGTTCGACCTGTGGGTCTTGAGAAACGGTCTCGACAAGCGCTTCGTGGGGATCAAGTTTTTCAACGTGTTCGGTCCGAATGAATATCACAAGGGGGACATGAGAAGCGTTGTTCACAAGGCGGCGTCGCAGATAGGGGAGACGGGCGGCATGAAACTCTTTCGGTCGCACCGGCCTGACTTCAACGACGGTGAGCAACTGCGGGATTTCGTGTATGTGAAGGATTGTGTCGATGTGATCTGGTGGTTCCTGCGGGAGCGGACCATATCGGGGATCTTCAACCTCGGTACGGGCCGCGCCCGGACCTGGAACGACCTTGCCGGAGCCGTTTTCAGTGCCCTGAACAAACCCGTTCATATCGAATATATCGACATGCCGGCATCGATCCGGGATCAATACCAGTACTTTACCGAGGCCCCTCTTGAAAAGCTGCGGGCCGCGGGGTGCCCTGTCGTTTTCCGTTCTCTCGAAGATGCCGCTTCCGATTATGTCGGCACCTATCTCGCGGCGGGGGAAAAGACCCTTGAAAAGTGA